The following is a genomic window from Paenibacillus thiaminolyticus.
TCAACAGGAGATACCGAACGATGCGGTGTCGGTTCCAGATTGTGCATTCTGTTGCTTGATTTTTCTTAGTTGCTATTTTCGCATGTTTGCATCGGCTTGACAATGAGGGATGTAGATCCAATGGTCAGTTAGCTGGCCGGCGGCCGGCAAGCGGGGCTGAAGGGGGAAATTGCGCCGCGCAAGCGATAACCGGCGGTCCGGTCTCTGTGATACACTATGCATAAGCAGTACACGACTAAGGAGGCGCTATATGAGTGGACCAATTCTCGTATCCAAGCAATGGCTGTTAGCCCGCATGTATGAGCCCGATCTCGTGATCGTCGATTGCCGCTTTGACCTCGGCCGGCCTGAGGCCGGGAGAGAAGACTATACTTCCTCCCATATCCCGGGCGCCATCTATCTTGATCTGAACACGGACCTGTCGGCATCGGTCGAAGCCCATGGCGGCCGCCATCCGCTGCCTGATCCGGACGTGCTGGCGGAACGGCTCGGCCGGGCCGGCATCAGTAACGGCAGCCGGGTCGTTGCTTATGATGATCAGGGCGGGATGTATGCCTCGCGGCTGTGGTGGATGCTGCGCTGGCTCGGTCATGACGCCGTCCATGTGATGGAGGAGGGCTTCACGGCGTGGAAGGACGCCGGCTACCCGGTTACCGACGCGCACCAGGTTATCGTGCCGGCATCCTTCGTCCCGGAGGTTCGCACAGAGATGCTGGCGCGCATGGAGGAGGTCCGGGAGAAGCTGGACCGGCCGGATGTGCTGCTCGTCGATTCGCGCGACGCGGCACGCTATCGGGGCGAGACCGAGCCAATCGATGCGAAGGCAGGACATATTCCCGGGGCGATTAATCAATTCTGGAAGGATAATGTCGATGAGCGCGGCGCCTGGAAGCCGGAAGGGCAGCGCCGGGAGCAACTCGCTGCTATCGTGGATGCGCTGGAAGCCGGGCGCGAGGTCATCGTCTACTGCGGCTCCGGGGTCAGCGCCTGTCCGAATGTGCTGGCGCTGCATGAGCTCGGCTGCCCGCAAGTCCGCTTGTATGCAGGGAGCTGGAGCGATTGGATTAGCTATGAGGACAACCCGGTGGCGACGGGGGAAAAATAGAAATCCGCATATCCTCTAATTAAACACTAATCAAGCTTTATCAGCAGATTTTCGAGCTCATTCATTAAATCAGGTATCCACGCTTCTGA
Proteins encoded in this region:
- a CDS encoding sulfurtransferase, which codes for MSGPILVSKQWLLARMYEPDLVIVDCRFDLGRPEAGREDYTSSHIPGAIYLDLNTDLSASVEAHGGRHPLPDPDVLAERLGRAGISNGSRVVAYDDQGGMYASRLWWMLRWLGHDAVHVMEEGFTAWKDAGYPVTDAHQVIVPASFVPEVRTEMLARMEEVREKLDRPDVLLVDSRDAARYRGETEPIDAKAGHIPGAINQFWKDNVDERGAWKPEGQRREQLAAIVDALEAGREVIVYCGSGVSACPNVLALHELGCPQVRLYAGSWSDWISYEDNPVATGEK